The following nucleotide sequence is from Candidatus Binatia bacterium.
GGAGGAGGCCACTTCGACTCCTTCGTACTCGACCGTCCCTGTCGCAGTCTCGCCCATGCCTACGCGTAGTGGCTGCGACGCTTGACGGCAATCTCGCGCTCGAGCACGAAAATGTCGGTCTTTTTCGGCGCCTCGTCGCCCGCCGTCGCGCGGGCGAACTTGTGGCCCTTCAGCGTCACGGCCAGCAGTCCGAGGTCTTCGCGGCCAGGATAAGGGCGGCACTCGCGGATCTCCGTGGATGCGAACACCGTGTCGCCGGAAAACAGCGGCCCGACGTGGCGCCCCGTCTTGTAGACGACGTCGGCCAGAGCGTTGTCGGCGATGTCCGGGCATGAAAGCCCGAGGCACAGGTTGAAGGGAATCCCGCCGTAGATGATCAGCCGTCCGCCGATGTATTTGTCGGGGTTCGCATCGATCATGTGCTGGTTGCAGTGCACCTGGGACGTGTTGTCGAGCTGGGCCGTCAGCGCGATGTGCTCGTCGGTCACCATCCGTCCGCGCGAATGCTCGAAGACGTCGCCGGCGCGAAAGTCCTCGAAGTAGGTGTCGCGGTTGGACAGGTGCGCCCTGGCCTTGTACTGGCGCGCCTTGTCGTAGGCGGGGATCCACGGCGCGCATTCGACCGAAGGCTTTTTCTCCAGCGTCGCATCGCCGACCGAGGCCGCGAGGTCGCCCTTCCACACCTGCACCTTGCGCTCGAATGCGAGCACGACCTCGCCGGTCTGCTTGCGGCCGACGCTGGCGACGTGGACGACACCGCGATCGGGGTCGCGCGTCGACGACGCGACGCCGAGCACCGTCGTCTCGGACTCGAGCGTGTCGCCGGGATACACCGGCGCGCCGAAGCGCATGTCGATGTACTCGAGGTTGGCACGCGCGTTCTCGGAGACGTCCTCGACGGTCTGGGAAAACACGACGTTCATCACCAGGCCCGGCGGGCAGACGATGTCGTCGTAGCCGTACAGCCGCGCGTACTCGCGGTTCTTCGACAGCGGATTCGTCGTCATGTTGAACTCGGTGAACGAGTTGAACAGGCCCTCGTTGACGGTCTTGCCGCCCTTGTGACGGAAGACGCCGCCGACGCGGAAGTCTTCGAGAAAATTGCCGGTTTTCTTGCGGATCACGCTCACGCGGTCGATCTCCTTGGGACGGCGCGCCGAGGGCGCGCGGGGTCACTTCTTCTTCTGGCCGGTGGCGGCCGCTGCGACGTGGATCGTCCTGCCGAGCACGGTCACCGAGACGACCGGGCTCTTGCCGGCAACGAACATCAGCACCAGCGGACCTCTCCACTTCGTCTCGACGGTGCTCAGGCGAAAAGAGCCGTTGGCACCGAGCTCGGTTGTCATGTGCGCGTTGCGGCCGCCGCACTGGAAAATGCGACCACCGATCGAGACGTTCCACGAGCCGATCGAGCCGCCGGAACGCGACACGGTCAGCGGATCCTGCGCGGTTGGCAGGCACGCCGCGTTGAGCACAAGCGTCTGGCCGTCCTTCGTCCTGGCGGTGACGGATTTTGCATCCAGGGGATCGGTCATCGACGATGGCGCGACCTCGATGTCGAGCACGACACCGTAAAGGGCGGGGCCGGCCTCCGGAGGCCGGTTCTCGACCTCGGCCGGTCCGGCGACGACAGGCGATGCCGACGAAATTCCCGGGCCGCGCGTCGAAGGTGCCTGCGGAGGCGGCCGCGTCGGATCGTAGCCGGGACCGAAAGGGTTGTACGACGGGACCGGCTCAGGGTCCTGCGCGCGGGCGTCCTGGTGCGCGCCGGCAACGGCCAGCGCCGCAAGCACGGCAACGAAAACGGACGCGACCCGCATCACTCAGTCCATTACGACGACGCCGCGCG
It contains:
- a CDS encoding MaoC family dehydratase, with amino-acid sequence MSVIRKKTGNFLEDFRVGGVFRHKGGKTVNEGLFNSFTEFNMTTNPLSKNREYARLYGYDDIVCPPGLVMNVVFSQTVEDVSENARANLEYIDMRFGAPVYPGDTLESETTVLGVASSTRDPDRGVVHVASVGRKQTGEVVLAFERKVQVWKGDLAASVGDATLEKKPSVECAPWIPAYDKARQYKARAHLSNRDTYFEDFRAGDVFEHSRGRMVTDEHIALTAQLDNTSQVHCNQHMIDANPDKYIGGRLIIYGGIPFNLCLGLSCPDIADNALADVVYKTGRHVGPLFSGDTVFASTEIRECRPYPGREDLGLLAVTLKGHKFARATAGDEAPKKTDIFVLEREIAVKRRSHYA